One Marmota flaviventris isolate mMarFla1 chromosome 16, mMarFla1.hap1, whole genome shotgun sequence DNA segment encodes these proteins:
- the Rnmt gene encoding mRNA cap guanine-N(7) methyltransferase isoform X2, whose amino-acid sequence MALEQAKTSVNSETETSFSIDETTTASGTGFSVKTSVCGQVDTPKKRKEFEDDLVEESSRYEEDSPSKKRKLDVEIVPEEKGSGDVEGVSRKRKLETDDLKDEPSTGDGTQKKRKVELEDVPERQKNLEGGHSSTVAAHYNELKEVGLDKRSQSRIFYLRNFNNWIKSVLIGEFLEKVRQRKNRDITVLDLGCGKGGDLLKWRKGRISKLICTDIADISVKQCQQRYEDMKNRRDDYIFNAEFITADCSKELLADKFRDPEVRFDICSCQFVCHYSFESSEQADMMLRNACERLGPGGYFIGTTPNSFELIRRLEASETESFGNEIYTVKFEKKGHYPLFGCKYDFNLEGVVDVPEFLVYFPLLTEMAKKYNMKLVYKKTFLEFYEEKIKNNENKMLLKRMQALESAFHCCDLKT is encoded by the exons atggcTCTTGAACAGGCAAAAACATCAGTAAATTCTGAAACAGAGACTTCATTCAGTATTGATGAAACCACAACAGCTTCTGGGACTGGGTTTTCTGTAAAGACTTCTGTCTGTGGGCAAGTAGACAcaccaaagaagagaaaagaatttgAAGATGATCTTGTAGAGGAAAGTTCCAGATATGAGGAAGACAGTCcatccaagaaaagaaaacttgatgTTGAAATTGTCCCAGAGGAAAAAGGTTCTGGTGATGTTGAAGGtgtttcaaggaaaagaaaactggaaacgGATGATCTGAAAGATGAACCTTCCACTGGAGATGGCactcagaaaaagagaaaagtagaaCTTGAGGATGTTCCTGAAAGGCAGAAG aaCTTGGAAGGAGGACACAGCTCAACAGTAGCTGCCCACTATAATGAGCTTAAGGAAGTTGGTTTGGACAAGCGTAGTCAAAGTCGTATTTTTTACCTAAGAAACTTTAATAATTGGATTAAAAGTGTGCTTATAG GGGAATTTTTGGAAAAGGTACGACAGAGGAAAAATCGCGATATCACTGTTTTGGACCTGGGATGTGGTAAAGGTGGAGATTTGCTAAAGTGGAGAAAGGGAAGAATTAGCAAGCTCATTTGTACTG ATATTGCTGATATTTCTGTCAAACAGTGTCAGCAGCGGTACGAGGACATGAAAAATCGTCGtgatgattatatttttaatgcagaATTTATAACTGCTGACTGTTCAAAG GAACTTCTGGCTGACAAATTTCGTGACCCAGAAGTGCGCTTTGACATCTGTAGTTGTCAGTTTGTCTGTCATTACTCATTTGAGTCCTCTGAGCAGGCCGACATGATGCTCAGAAATGCCTGTGAGAGACTCGGTCCTGGAGGTTATTTTATTGGTACAACTCCTAACAGCTTTGAGCTGAT AAGACGTCTTGAAGCTTCAGAAACAGAATCATTTGGAAATGAAATCTATACTGTGAAGTTTGAGAAGAAAGGACATTATCCCTTATTTGGCTGCAAATATGACTTCAACTTGGAAGGTGTTGTGGATGTTCCTGAATTCTTGGTCTATTTTCCATTGCTAACTGA AATGGCAAAGAAGTACAATATGAAACTAGTCTACAAAAAAACATTTCTGGaattctatgaagaaaaaattaagaacaatgaaaataaaatgctattaaaaCGAATGCAGGCCCTGGAG tcagcttttcattgctgtgacctaaagacctga